A single window of Methylobacterium nodulans ORS 2060 DNA harbors:
- a CDS encoding c-type cytochrome, whose amino-acid sequence MPLPHAPLALACLAGLALLAGTAAQAGDAAAGRKKAVACQACHGLDGISKLPDAPNLAGQVEPYLIKALGEFRSGTRRNEVMSVAAKDLTDADIADLAAYYSAIEVEVVPPS is encoded by the coding sequence ATGCCGCTGCCCCACGCCCCTCTCGCGCTGGCCTGTCTCGCCGGCCTCGCGCTCCTCGCCGGCACTGCCGCCCAGGCGGGCGATGCCGCGGCGGGCCGGAAGAAGGCCGTGGCGTGCCAGGCCTGCCACGGCCTCGACGGCATCTCGAAGCTTCCCGACGCGCCGAACCTCGCCGGCCAGGTCGAGCCCTACCTGATCAAGGCGCTGGGCGAGTTCCGCAGCGGAACCCGCAGGAACGAGGTCATGTCGGTGGCCGCCAAAGACCTCACGGACGCCGACATCGCGGATCTCGCGGCCTATTACAGCGCGATTGAGGTCGAGGTCGTGCCCCCGTCCTGA
- a CDS encoding helix-turn-helix domain-containing protein, with translation MDSVPINPAQIRAGRGLLKWTQAVLAARAAVSVVTLNMIESEQVTPRARTLSAIRSALEREGVRFVGDESEGFGVLLRRPAA, from the coding sequence ATGGATTCCGTCCCGATCAATCCGGCGCAGATCCGCGCCGGACGTGGCCTTCTGAAATGGACGCAGGCGGTGCTCGCCGCCCGCGCGGCCGTCTCGGTGGTGACCCTCAACATGATCGAGAGCGAGCAGGTCACGCCTCGCGCCCGCACGCTGTCGGCGATCCGCTCCGCGCTGGAGCGCGAGGGCGTCCGCTTCGTCGGCGACGAGTCGGAGGGATTCGGGGTTCTGTTGCGCCGGCCCGCGGCCTGA
- a CDS encoding glycosyltransferase: MARLLLRALAAAGFEPVTASGLRTHDATGERHPTLREAAAAEAARLVEAWRAAPPRLWFTYHVYYKAPDWIGPAVAAALGIPYVIAEGSRAPKRAAGPHAVGHAGAEAALDAADLILVMNRRDRPAVEAARPARQIIAELPPFLDPQDWPLPPAAPRAGGPLRLLTVAMMREGDKLASYRLLADTLTRCGDIAWTLDVVGDGPAAAKVSALLAPFGDRVRRHGRLSASALSLLYAGADLLVWPAVNEAYGMVLLEAQAHGCPVAAGGFGGVPDVVRDGVTGLVTAPGDAAALSGAIRRLAADPAARAALGRAALAFAREERGLAAAAGRLRAALASLPGRAA; encoded by the coding sequence ATGGCGCGGCTCCTCCTCAGGGCCCTGGCGGCGGCCGGCTTCGAACCCGTGACGGCGAGCGGGCTGCGCACCCACGATGCCACCGGGGAGCGGCATCCCACCTTACGCGAGGCGGCCGCGGCCGAGGCGGCCCGGCTCGTCGAAGCGTGGCGCGCGGCGCCGCCCCGCCTCTGGTTCACCTACCACGTCTACTACAAGGCGCCGGACTGGATCGGTCCCGCGGTGGCCGCCGCCCTCGGCATCCCCTACGTGATCGCGGAGGGCTCGCGGGCGCCCAAACGTGCAGCCGGCCCGCACGCCGTCGGGCATGCGGGCGCGGAGGCCGCCCTCGATGCCGCCGACCTGATCCTGGTGATGAACCGCCGCGACCGGCCGGCCGTTGAGGCGGCCCGCCCGGCCCGGCAGATCATCGCCGAGCTGCCGCCCTTCCTCGATCCGCAGGACTGGCCGCTGCCGCCGGCAGCCCCGCGGGCCGGAGGGCCCCTGCGGCTCCTCACCGTCGCGATGATGCGGGAGGGGGACAAGCTCGCCTCCTACCGCCTCCTCGCCGACACCCTGACGCGCTGCGGCGACATCGCCTGGACCCTCGACGTTGTTGGTGACGGGCCCGCGGCGGCGAAGGTCTCCGCCCTCCTCGCCCCGTTCGGCGACCGGGTGCGCCGCCACGGCAGGCTTAGCGCCTCCGCCCTCTCGCTCCTCTACGCGGGGGCCGATCTCCTGGTCTGGCCGGCGGTCAACGAGGCCTACGGCATGGTGCTGCTGGAGGCGCAGGCCCATGGCTGCCCGGTCGCGGCGGGCGGCTTCGGCGGCGTGCCGGACGTGGTGCGCGACGGCGTCACCGGCCTCGTGACGGCGCCGGGCGATGCCGCGGCGCTCTCCGGCGCGATCCGGCGGCTCGCCGCCGATCCGGCGGCGCGGGCCGCCCTCGGCCGGGCAGCGCTCGCCTTCGCGCGCGAGGAGCGGGGCCTCGCCGCCGCGGCGGGGCGCCTGCGGGCAGCCCTCGCCTCCCTGCCGGGACGCGCCGCATGA
- a CDS encoding lysine--tRNA ligase, translated as MSAPLRIDPALLDAAATSAAWPFEEARKLVARLERSPKAEVLFETGYGPSGLPHIGTFGEVARTSMVRHAFRVLTNDAVPTRLIAFSDDMDGLRKVPDNVPNRALLAENLNKPLTAVPDPFGTHDSFGAHNNAELRRFLDSFGFDYEFRSATDCYRAGLFDATLLRVLERYDAVMAVMLPSLRAERSASYSPFLPLHPVTGHVMQVPIDEVRVGAGTIVWRDPATGERYETPVTGGHTKLQWKPDWAMRWVALGVDYEMAGKDLIDSVKLSGQIARALGAEPPEGFNYELFLDEKGQKISKSKGNGLTIDEWLAYGTPESLALFMYNRPREAKRLHFDVIPRHVDDYLSFLEKFPGQEPKLKLGNPVWHIHAGSPPAPELVAGGSAISFAMLLNLVAVANTEDPAVLWGFIRRYAPEVSPQTQPRLDRLVHHAVRYYRDFVRPAKQYRAPDAAAIAALADLSATLAAHEGSTDPEELQAVVYEVGRRHYPDLSGKAKSPDGRPGVAQTWFTTLYGTLLGEARGPRFGSFVALYGVAETRALIARALSGALVEEHAAFLASREQKAAE; from the coding sequence ATGTCCGCCCCGCTCCGCATCGACCCCGCCCTCCTCGACGCCGCTGCGACCTCCGCGGCATGGCCCTTCGAGGAGGCGCGCAAACTCGTCGCACGGCTCGAGCGGTCGCCGAAGGCGGAGGTGCTGTTCGAGACCGGCTACGGACCCTCGGGGCTGCCGCATATCGGCACCTTCGGGGAGGTCGCCCGCACCTCGATGGTGCGCCACGCCTTCCGGGTGCTCACCAACGACGCCGTGCCGACCCGGCTGATCGCCTTCTCGGACGACATGGACGGCTTACGCAAGGTGCCGGACAACGTGCCGAACCGGGCGCTCCTCGCCGAGAATCTCAACAAGCCGCTCACCGCCGTGCCCGATCCGTTCGGCACGCATGACAGCTTCGGCGCGCACAACAACGCGGAGCTGCGCCGCTTCCTCGATTCCTTCGGCTTCGACTACGAGTTCCGCTCGGCCACCGACTGCTATCGGGCCGGCCTGTTCGACGCGACGCTGCTGCGGGTGCTGGAGCGCTACGACGCCGTGATGGCGGTGATGCTGCCCTCGCTGCGGGCCGAGCGCTCGGCCTCCTACTCGCCCTTCCTGCCGCTTCATCCCGTCACCGGCCACGTCATGCAGGTGCCGATCGACGAGGTGAGGGTGGGCGCCGGCACCATCGTCTGGCGCGACCCGGCCACGGGCGAGCGCTACGAGACCCCGGTGACCGGCGGCCACACCAAGCTGCAGTGGAAGCCCGACTGGGCCATGCGCTGGGTGGCGCTCGGCGTCGATTACGAGATGGCCGGCAAGGACCTGATCGACTCGGTCAAGCTGTCGGGCCAGATCGCCCGCGCGCTCGGCGCCGAGCCGCCCGAGGGCTTCAACTACGAGCTCTTCCTTGACGAGAAGGGCCAGAAGATCTCGAAGTCCAAGGGCAACGGCCTCACCATCGACGAGTGGCTGGCCTATGGCACGCCCGAGAGCCTCGCGCTGTTCATGTACAACAGGCCGCGCGAGGCCAAGCGTCTGCACTTCGACGTGATCCCGCGCCACGTCGACGACTACCTGTCGTTCCTGGAAAAATTCCCGGGCCAGGAGCCGAAGCTGAAGCTCGGCAACCCGGTCTGGCACATCCATGCGGGCTCGCCGCCGGCGCCGGAGCTGGTGGCGGGCGGCAGCGCCATCAGCTTCGCGATGCTGCTCAACCTGGTGGCGGTGGCGAATACCGAGGATCCGGCCGTGCTCTGGGGCTTCATCCGCCGCTACGCGCCGGAGGTCTCGCCGCAGACGCAGCCGCGCCTCGACCGGCTGGTGCACCACGCGGTGCGCTACTACCGGGACTTCGTGCGGCCGGCCAAGCAGTACCGGGCGCCCGACGCCGCGGCGATCGCGGCCCTCGCCGACCTGTCGGCGACGCTCGCCGCACACGAGGGCTCGACCGATCCGGAGGAATTGCAGGCCGTCGTCTACGAGGTCGGCCGGCGGCACTACCCGGACCTCTCCGGCAAGGCCAAGAGCCCGGACGGGCGCCCGGGCGTGGCGCAGACCTGGTTCACCACGCTCTACGGCACGCTGCTCGGCGAGGCCCGCGGCCCCCGCTTCGGCTCCTTCGTCGCCCTCTACGGCGTCGCCGAGACCCGGGCGCTGATCGCCCGGGCGCTGTCGGGTGCGCTCGTCGAGGAGCATGCGGCCTTCCTGGCGAGCCGGGAGCAGAAGGCGGCGGAGTAG
- a CDS encoding glycosyltransferase family protein, which yields MAQPGSVPGGAPQRVLIYSHDTFGLGHLRRARAIAHALVAEAPERRVLILSGSPVSHAFRFAPGVACRRLPGVVKLGSGAYRSHGAAHDLEAVVATRAALIRHVARRFDPDLFLVDKEPTGFHGEVLPVLAPLKARGCRLVLGLRDVLDDPALLVPEWERKGALGVLPLYDAIWIYGLKEIYAPLAGLALPAGVAERLTYTGYLRREAPEAGAAQAEEEPFLLVTPGGGGDGVELVEAVVRAYEARGLPHRALVVFGPFFPPRARDALQARIDAHPRLSALDFDARLERLMRRAAGVVAMGGYNTFCEILSFDRPALILPRMRPRREQLIRAEAAARLGLVETLTPDRAEPERMAAALAALPDRPRPSARPIPGLLGGLPAICRLVQGPAGAPRVAAE from the coding sequence ATGGCGCAGCCCGGATCCGTTCCCGGCGGCGCCCCGCAGCGGGTGCTGATCTATTCGCACGACACGTTCGGTCTCGGGCACCTGCGTCGGGCGCGCGCCATCGCGCATGCCCTCGTGGCGGAGGCGCCGGAGCGCCGGGTGCTGATCCTGTCCGGCTCGCCGGTGAGCCATGCCTTCCGGTTCGCGCCGGGGGTCGCCTGCCGCCGCCTGCCGGGCGTGGTGAAGCTCGGCAGCGGCGCCTATCGCAGCCATGGGGCGGCGCACGACCTCGAGGCCGTGGTGGCGACCCGCGCGGCGCTGATCCGCCACGTCGCCCGGCGCTTCGACCCGGATCTCTTCCTCGTCGACAAGGAGCCGACCGGCTTCCACGGCGAGGTGCTGCCGGTGCTGGCTCCCCTCAAGGCCCGGGGCTGCCGCCTCGTGCTGGGCCTGCGCGACGTGCTCGACGATCCCGCGCTGCTCGTGCCCGAATGGGAGCGCAAGGGCGCGCTCGGCGTGCTGCCCCTCTACGACGCGATCTGGATCTACGGCCTTAAGGAGATCTATGCGCCGCTCGCCGGCCTGGCGCTGCCGGCGGGCGTCGCCGAGCGCCTGACCTATACGGGCTATCTCCGCCGCGAGGCGCCGGAGGCCGGGGCCGCGCAGGCCGAGGAGGAGCCCTTCCTCCTCGTCACGCCTGGCGGCGGTGGGGATGGCGTCGAGCTCGTGGAGGCGGTGGTGCGGGCCTACGAGGCGCGAGGCCTGCCCCATCGGGCGCTCGTCGTGTTCGGGCCCTTCTTCCCGCCCCGGGCGCGCGACGCCCTCCAGGCGCGGATCGACGCCCATCCGCGCCTCTCTGCCCTCGATTTCGATGCGCGGCTGGAGCGGCTGATGCGCCGCGCCGCGGGCGTCGTGGCCATGGGCGGCTACAACACCTTCTGCGAGATCCTGTCCTTCGACCGGCCGGCGCTGATTCTGCCGCGGATGCGCCCGCGCCGGGAGCAGCTGATCCGCGCCGAGGCCGCCGCCCGGCTCGGCCTCGTCGAGACGCTGACGCCGGACCGGGCGGAGCCGGAGCGCATGGCGGCGGCGCTCGCCGCGCTGCCCGATCGCCCGCGTCCCTCCGCCCGGCCGATCCCCGGCCTTCTCGGCGGCCTGCCGGCGATCTGCCGGCTCGTCCAGGGGCCGGCCGGCGCGCCTCGCGTGGCCGCGGAGTAG
- a CDS encoding DUF5397 domain-containing protein encodes MTCSQPPIPVGAIKSFGPLGPKYQVGRALYPLESGDWMIEITLVETGEKTEYRLTRLIGDPEQDWKSLWIENKIAHG; translated from the coding sequence GTGACATGCAGCCAGCCGCCGATTCCAGTCGGCGCGATCAAGAGCTTCGGCCCGCTTGGGCCGAAGTACCAGGTCGGCCGTGCGCTTTACCCGCTGGAGAGCGGCGACTGGATGATCGAGATCACCCTGGTCGAGACCGGCGAGAAGACCGAGTATCGGCTCACGCGGCTCATCGGCGATCCTGAACAAGATTGGAAATCTCTCTGGATTGAGAATAAAATCGCACACGGCTAA
- a CDS encoding biotin/lipoyl-binding protein yields MALTIKNKIDIGPGQAWANVCWVFIFAAMGLAIFPLSASFSRREQVSSFLTADPQIVRIDAPRPGRIQRIAVREGQGVKRGEILISVDPDPVLVSGKPAAQAELERLKVTEQELQNRVQSIGSQITLKGEELADRIDAVTDAR; encoded by the coding sequence GTGGCTCTTACGATCAAGAATAAGATTGACATTGGCCCAGGTCAGGCCTGGGCCAATGTTTGTTGGGTGTTTATTTTCGCCGCCATGGGCTTGGCGATTTTCCCTTTGTCAGCCAGCTTTTCTCGCCGTGAACAAGTCAGCAGTTTTTTAACTGCCGACCCACAGATTGTAAGGATTGACGCTCCTCGACCAGGCCGGATACAGCGCATCGCCGTACGTGAAGGACAGGGCGTGAAGCGAGGAGAAATCCTCATCTCCGTCGATCCGGATCCTGTCCTGGTGAGTGGCAAGCCCGCAGCTCAGGCGGAACTCGAACGCCTCAAAGTGACCGAGCAAGAGCTGCAGAATCGCGTTCAATCCATCGGTTCGCAGATCACTCTAAAAGGTGAGGAGCTTGCGGACCGCATCGACGCGGTAACGGATGCACGCTGA
- a CDS encoding LLM class flavin-dependent oxidoreductase, which translates to MPPFSVLDLAPIPLGATPADALANTLDLARRAEALGYTRYWLAEHHNMVGIASAATAVVIAHVAAGTQRIRVGAGGIMLPNHAPLVIAEQFGTLASLHPGRIDLGLGRAPGTDGRTLRALRRDPSAADTFPQDVLELQALLGPVQPGQVVQAVPGAGTQVPLWILGSSLFGAQLAAMLGLPFAFASHFAPDALMQALDVYRSRFEPSAQLDRPYAMVGVNVIAAETDAEARHLFTSPQQSFTNLFRGTRGQLLPPIDDIDAYWSPEEKVQASRMLACSFVGARETVRQGLEAFVARTQADEIMVAAAIYDHRARLRSYEILAGLQGARAPEPTLA; encoded by the coding sequence ATGCCGCCCTTCTCCGTCCTCGACCTCGCGCCGATCCCGCTCGGCGCCACGCCCGCCGACGCGCTGGCCAACACCCTCGACCTCGCGCGCCGCGCGGAGGCGCTCGGCTACACCCGCTACTGGCTCGCCGAGCACCACAACATGGTCGGCATCGCCAGCGCCGCGACCGCCGTGGTGATCGCCCATGTGGCGGCGGGGACGCAGCGCATCCGGGTTGGGGCCGGGGGCATCATGCTGCCGAACCATGCGCCCCTGGTGATCGCCGAGCAGTTCGGCACGCTCGCCTCCCTGCATCCGGGCCGCATCGATCTCGGGCTCGGCCGCGCCCCCGGCACCGACGGGCGCACGCTCCGGGCGCTGCGGCGCGACCCCTCCGCCGCCGACACCTTCCCGCAGGACGTGCTCGAACTCCAGGCGCTGCTTGGGCCCGTGCAGCCCGGGCAGGTGGTCCAGGCGGTGCCCGGAGCCGGCACGCAGGTGCCCCTCTGGATCCTCGGCTCCAGCCTGTTCGGGGCGCAGCTCGCCGCGATGCTGGGCCTGCCCTTCGCCTTCGCGTCCCATTTCGCGCCCGACGCCCTGATGCAGGCCCTCGACGTCTACCGCTCCCGCTTCGAGCCCTCCGCCCAGCTCGACCGCCCCTACGCCATGGTCGGCGTCAACGTGATCGCGGCGGAGACCGACGCAGAGGCGCGCCACCTGTTCACCTCACCCCAGCAATCCTTCACCAACCTGTTCCGCGGCACCCGCGGCCAGCTCCTGCCGCCGATCGACGACATCGACGCCTATTGGTCGCCCGAGGAGAAGGTGCAGGCCTCGCGCATGCTCGCCTGCTCGTTCGTCGGCGCCAGGGAGACCGTGCGCCAGGGCCTGGAGGCGTTCGTCGCCCGCACGCAGGCCGACGAGATCATGGTGGCGGCGGCGATCTACGACCACCGGGCCCGGCTGCGCTCCTACGAGATCCTGGCCGGGCTCCAGGGGGCGCGGGCGCCCGAGCCGACACTCGCCTGA
- a CDS encoding glycosyltransferase family 4 protein: MPARIAVLVKGYPRLSETFIAQELLGLEARGIPLAIWSLRRPHDGAVHPMHRQIDAPVSYLPEYLYEAPWRVLRGLVAALRRPGLRPLLALVWRDLRRDLTPNRLRRLGQALVLARELPAEIAHIHVHYLHTPASVGRYAALLTGRSWSVSAHAKDIWTTPDWELAEKLDDKRLTFAVTCTAAGAARLRALAARPEHVSLVYHGLDLGRFPEPPAARPPRDGSDPADPLRIVTVGRAVAKKGFGDLLDALAALPPGLHWRLAHVGSGEALPALKAKAASLGLGPRVAFLGARPQPDVVALLREADLFALPAKRAPSGDRDGLPNVLLEAASQRLAIVATDFAGIPEFLRDGIEGRLVPPGDWAALSNAINLLGRDPGERARLGAAALSRLRAEFGAQAGIDRIAELLHGDRGR, from the coding sequence ATGCCCGCTCGCATCGCCGTCCTGGTCAAGGGCTATCCGCGCCTGTCCGAGACCTTCATCGCCCAGGAGCTGCTGGGCCTGGAGGCGCGGGGGATCCCGCTCGCGATCTGGTCCCTGCGCCGGCCCCATGACGGGGCCGTGCATCCCATGCACCGGCAGATCGACGCGCCCGTTTCCTACCTGCCCGAATACCTGTACGAGGCGCCCTGGCGGGTCCTGCGCGGGCTCGTCGCCGCCCTCCGGCGCCCGGGCCTGCGGCCGCTCCTCGCCCTGGTCTGGCGCGACCTGCGGCGCGACCTCACGCCCAACCGCCTGCGGCGCCTTGGCCAGGCGCTGGTGCTCGCCCGCGAGCTCCCGGCGGAGATCGCCCATATCCACGTCCATTACCTGCACACGCCCGCCTCGGTCGGCCGCTACGCCGCTCTCCTCACGGGCCGCTCCTGGAGCGTCTCGGCCCATGCCAAGGACATCTGGACGACGCCGGACTGGGAACTCGCCGAGAAGCTCGACGATAAGCGCCTGACCTTCGCGGTGACCTGCACGGCGGCGGGAGCGGCCCGGCTCCGGGCGCTCGCCGCCCGCCCGGAGCATGTCTCCCTCGTCTACCACGGCCTCGATCTCGGGCGCTTCCCGGAGCCGCCGGCCGCCCGGCCGCCCCGCGACGGCAGCGATCCGGCCGATCCGCTGCGCATCGTCACGGTGGGGCGGGCGGTCGCCAAGAAGGGCTTCGGCGATCTCCTCGATGCGCTGGCCGCGCTGCCGCCGGGCCTGCACTGGCGCCTCGCCCATGTGGGGAGCGGCGAGGCGCTGCCGGCCCTGAAGGCCAAGGCCGCCTCGCTCGGGCTCGGCCCGCGCGTGGCGTTCCTCGGCGCGCGGCCGCAGCCCGACGTGGTGGCGCTCCTGCGCGAGGCCGACCTGTTCGCGCTGCCGGCCAAGCGCGCCCCCTCGGGCGACCGGGACGGCCTGCCGAACGTGCTGCTGGAGGCGGCCTCGCAGCGGCTCGCCATCGTCGCCACCGACTTCGCGGGCATTCCGGAATTCCTGCGCGACGGGATCGAGGGCCGGCTGGTGCCGCCCGGCGACTGGGCGGCCTTGTCGAACGCCATCAACCTCCTGGGGCGCGATCCGGGCGAGCGCGCGCGGCTCGGCGCGGCGGCGCTGTCGCGGCTGCGGGCGGAGTTCGGGGCGCAGGCCGGGATCGACCGGATCGCGGAACTCCTTCATGGGGACCGGGGTCGGTGA
- a CDS encoding TROVE domain-containing protein: MVDYAKLFSLRRTPQSESIPGTVPNTAGGHAFPVDDWTQLDRFLVLGSEGGSYYAGERALTRENAGAVLRCLAADGVRAVEAIVAVSEGGRAPKQDPAIFALALAAGAADLAVRRAALAALPRVCRTGTHLFRFAGAVDATRGWGRGLRRAVGRWYGERSVEALAYQAVKYRARYGWTHRDLLRLAHPETGEAERAALFDWICRGTLGEALPPLVHAFAAVQREGVNGATAAALVRSHGLPWEALPTELLASRAVNEALLDGMPVGAMVRQLGRLTAAGVLAPFSAGTARVVAALSDRERLLKARLHPMALLVALKTYASGRGERGRLAWEPVGAIVEALNAAFYTAFRAVEPTGRRLVLALDVSGSMGSGSVAGSSLTPREAAAAMALVTAATEESWQVVGFTAGARGRGTALTPLPFGPSMRLDAAVAATEGLPFGGTDCALPMLWALERGIPADAFVVYTDSETWAGEVHPVQALRTYRERTGIAAKLVVVGLVSNGFSIADPNDAGMLDVVGFDTAAPALIADFLR, encoded by the coding sequence ATGGTCGACTACGCGAAGCTGTTCTCGCTCCGGCGCACCCCGCAGTCGGAGTCCATCCCCGGAACCGTGCCGAACACGGCTGGGGGCCACGCCTTCCCGGTCGACGACTGGACGCAGCTCGATCGCTTCCTCGTGCTCGGGTCCGAGGGCGGCTCCTACTACGCGGGCGAGCGGGCGCTCACCCGCGAGAATGCGGGCGCCGTGCTGCGCTGCCTCGCGGCGGATGGGGTGCGGGCGGTCGAGGCCATCGTCGCGGTGAGCGAGGGCGGCCGCGCGCCCAAGCAGGACCCGGCGATCTTCGCCCTCGCGCTCGCCGCGGGCGCGGCGGATCTGGCGGTGCGCCGCGCGGCGCTGGCTGCCCTGCCGCGGGTCTGCCGCACCGGCACGCACCTGTTTCGGTTCGCCGGGGCTGTTGACGCCACGCGCGGCTGGGGCCGGGGCCTGCGCCGGGCGGTCGGGCGCTGGTACGGCGAGCGCTCCGTCGAGGCGCTCGCCTACCAGGCGGTGAAGTACCGCGCGCGGTATGGCTGGACGCACCGCGACCTCCTGCGGCTCGCCCACCCGGAGACCGGGGAGGCGGAGCGGGCGGCGCTGTTCGACTGGATCTGCCGCGGCACGCTCGGCGAGGCCCTGCCGCCCCTCGTGCACGCCTTCGCGGCGGTGCAGCGGGAGGGCGTGAACGGGGCGACGGCAGCGGCGCTCGTCCGCTCGCACGGCCTGCCCTGGGAGGCGCTGCCGACCGAGCTCCTCGCGAGCCGGGCGGTGAACGAGGCGCTGCTCGACGGCATGCCGGTCGGCGCGATGGTGCGCCAGCTCGGGCGCCTGACGGCGGCCGGGGTGCTGGCGCCGTTCTCCGCCGGGACCGCGCGGGTCGTCGCCGCGCTGTCGGACCGGGAGCGCCTGCTCAAGGCGCGCCTGCACCCGATGGCGCTCCTCGTCGCGCTCAAGACCTATGCGTCGGGGCGCGGCGAGCGGGGCCGCCTCGCCTGGGAGCCGGTCGGGGCGATCGTGGAGGCGCTGAACGCCGCCTTCTACACGGCGTTCCGGGCGGTGGAGCCCACGGGCCGCCGGCTCGTCCTCGCGCTCGACGTGTCGGGCTCGATGGGTTCGGGCTCGGTCGCCGGGTCGAGCCTCACGCCCCGGGAGGCGGCCGCCGCCATGGCGCTCGTCACCGCGGCGACCGAGGAGAGCTGGCAGGTGGTCGGCTTCACGGCCGGCGCCCGCGGACGCGGCACGGCGCTGACGCCCCTGCCGTTCGGGCCGTCGATGCGGCTCGACGCGGCGGTGGCGGCTACCGAAGGCCTGCCCTTCGGCGGCACCGACTGCGCCCTGCCGATGCTGTGGGCGCTGGAGCGCGGCATCCCGGCCGACGCCTTCGTGGTCTACACGGACTCGGAGACGTGGGCGGGAGAGGTGCATCCGGTCCAGGCCCTGCGGACCTACCGGGAGCGCACCGGGATCGCCGCGAAGCTCGTGGTCGTGGGGCTCGTCTCCAACGGCTTCAGCATCGCCGACCCGAACGACGCCGGCATGCTCGACGTCGTCGGGTTCGACACCGCGGCCCCGGCGCTGATCGCGGACTTCCTCCGCTGA